Proteins from one Desulfitibacter sp. BRH_c19 genomic window:
- a CDS encoding 4Fe-4S ferredoxin: protein MKLNSINENCSGCRACQLVCALENFNEINPAKAALSIEGKFPEPGTYVIHYCNQCGICAEVCPTGAIYEKDGVYILDRNECSGCMSCVEECPLGVIYVHESLDAPIKCNSCGACVEICPRNALIMENL from the coding sequence ATGAAATTAAATTCAATTAACGAAAACTGTTCTGGATGCCGAGCCTGTCAGCTAGTGTGTGCTCTAGAAAACTTCAATGAAATAAATCCTGCTAAAGCAGCCCTAAGTATTGAAGGAAAGTTTCCAGAGCCTGGAACATATGTAATCCATTATTGTAACCAGTGCGGCATATGTGCTGAAGTATGTCCAACAGGAGCCATCTATGAAAAGGATGGTGTTTATATCCTTGATAGAAATGAGTGTAGTGGTTGTATGAGTTGTGTTGAAGAATGTCCACTTGGTGTAATCTATGTACACGAATCACTAGATGCTCCAATCAAATGCAATTCATGTGGTGCGTGCGTGGAAATCTGCCCACGAAATGCTTTGATAATGGAAAATCTTTGA